The proteins below come from a single Isoptericola dokdonensis DS-3 genomic window:
- a CDS encoding GNAT family N-acetyltransferase produces MTDLEIRPYRPGDRDAVAEVCVRTAAGGGDARGVYSDDTLMPDVYALPYVDHSPDLAFVVVETGATAADDPLAVEDGRMLGYVIAVADTKDFADWWESDWSPRFRARHPEVGPATGADPGYSEAALVRDGTDPARMVRGLRGGELETHPAHLHIDLVPEAQGRGLGRRLIDTLRAALVEQGVPGVHLGYDPANVGARAFYDRLGFDELPSHRPDAPLLGLATR; encoded by the coding sequence ATGACCGACCTGGAGATCCGTCCCTACCGTCCCGGTGACCGCGACGCCGTCGCCGAGGTGTGCGTGCGCACCGCCGCCGGCGGGGGCGACGCGCGCGGCGTGTACTCGGACGACACCCTCATGCCCGACGTGTACGCCCTGCCCTACGTGGACCACTCCCCCGACCTCGCCTTCGTCGTGGTCGAGACCGGTGCCACCGCCGCGGACGACCCGCTGGCCGTCGAGGACGGCCGGATGCTGGGCTACGTCATCGCGGTGGCGGACACCAAGGACTTCGCGGACTGGTGGGAGTCGGACTGGAGCCCGCGGTTCCGTGCACGGCACCCCGAGGTGGGTCCGGCCACCGGGGCCGACCCGGGGTACAGCGAGGCCGCACTCGTCCGGGACGGGACCGACCCCGCGCGGATGGTGCGGGGACTGCGCGGCGGCGAGCTGGAGACGCACCCGGCGCACCTGCACATCGACCTCGTCCCGGAGGCGCAGGGCCGGGGCCTCGGGCGTCGCCTCATCGACACGCTGCGGGCCGCGCTCGTCGAGCAGGGCGTGCCGGGCGTGCACCTCGGCTACGACCCCGCCAACGTCGGCGCGCGGGCCTTCTACGACCGTCTCGGCTTCGACGAGCTGCCCTCGCACCGCCCGGACGCTCCCCTGCTCGGCCTGGCGACCCGGTAG
- a CDS encoding site-specific integrase, with product MTGDDANDKAPTNPAAQAARYPRPTVGLDEAEWVWRHLGVEALRPDGRPETVRLAVIAGLTRATGARYGDLLRVRVDDLDLGPAGAAGRGRVAGERGAGEGRVLVRHGKHRTPRRHRVPGDVLLVLRHWMTVREELAAELEGSVPRALLLTVHHTHDNGTTVASGLPITRQGLVLSWRRFVLRTNARYGATRPPLPTRFEQVRRAWCDAGVPDLGVEVVTSEQG from the coding sequence GTGACCGGCGACGATGCGAACGACAAGGCCCCGACGAACCCCGCGGCGCAGGCTGCTCGGTACCCGCGCCCCACGGTCGGTCTCGACGAGGCGGAGTGGGTGTGGCGGCACCTGGGGGTGGAGGCGCTACGCCCGGACGGCCGGCCCGAGACGGTCCGGCTGGCCGTCATCGCGGGCCTGACCCGCGCGACGGGAGCGCGCTACGGCGACCTGCTGCGGGTGCGGGTGGACGACCTCGACCTCGGGCCGGCAGGTGCCGCGGGCCGAGGTCGGGTGGCGGGGGAGCGGGGCGCAGGGGAGGGAAGGGTGCTCGTCCGGCACGGCAAGCACCGGACGCCGCGCCGGCACCGGGTGCCCGGCGACGTGCTCCTGGTGCTGCGGCACTGGATGACGGTGCGCGAGGAGCTGGCCGCCGAGCTGGAGGGGTCGGTGCCGCGGGCGCTGCTGCTCACGGTCCACCACACCCACGACAACGGCACGACGGTCGCCTCCGGGCTGCCGATCACCCGGCAGGGGCTGGTGCTCTCGTGGCGGCGGTTCGTGCTGCGGACGAACGCCCGGTACGGGGCGACGCGGCCGCCGCTGCCCACCCGGTTCGAGCAGGTGCGCCGGGCCTGGTGCGATGCGGGCGTGCCCGACCTCGGGGTCGAGGTGGTGACCTCCGAGCAGGGATGA
- a CDS encoding IMPACT family protein has product MSSIPTPDADLPSTLGRVVEHELVVKRSRFLAHLAPVRTQDEADDVVARVRKRHWDARHHCVAVVLGTHADTRRSTDDGEPSGTAGVPMLEVLRHRRTTDVVAVVTRWFGGVLLGAGGLVRAYSGAVAAALDDADRGGLVLDRRRLVEVALDVPHADAGRVEHLLRDWATHHDAVVEDTLYAATARLRLLVPPAALDSLGADVGAVGAGTLRPEIGAQRVVDVRRSRTP; this is encoded by the coding sequence GTGAGCTCCATACCGACGCCCGATGCCGACCTGCCGTCGACCCTGGGGAGGGTCGTCGAGCACGAGCTCGTGGTCAAGCGGTCACGCTTCCTGGCCCACCTGGCACCGGTGCGCACCCAGGACGAGGCCGACGACGTCGTCGCCCGGGTGCGCAAGCGGCACTGGGACGCCCGGCACCACTGCGTCGCCGTCGTGCTCGGCACCCACGCGGACACCCGGCGCTCGACCGACGACGGCGAGCCGTCCGGCACCGCCGGGGTGCCGATGCTCGAGGTGCTGCGGCACCGCCGCACCACCGACGTGGTGGCGGTCGTCACCCGCTGGTTCGGCGGCGTCCTGCTCGGCGCGGGCGGGCTGGTGCGCGCCTACTCGGGAGCCGTCGCGGCCGCGCTCGACGACGCCGACCGGGGCGGCCTCGTCCTGGACCGGCGGCGGCTCGTCGAGGTGGCCCTCGACGTGCCGCACGCCGACGCGGGGCGGGTGGAGCACCTCCTGCGCGACTGGGCCACGCACCATGACGCCGTCGTCGAGGACACCCTCTACGCGGCGACGGCGCGGCTGCGGCTGCTCGTCCCGCCGGCTGCGCTGGACAGCCTCGGCGCGGACGTCGGGGCCGTCGGCGCCGGGACGCTGCGCCCCGAGATCGGGGCGCAGCGGGTGGTCGACGTCAGGCGATCCCGGACTCCGTGA
- a CDS encoding UTP--glucose-1-phosphate uridylyltransferase translates to MSERGLELAQDKMRDAGVVPAAVDVFTRFYRLLEEDVSGYVREADVEPLSDLPRAADLTVGPDEAGAALARTAIIKLNGGLGTSMGMDRAKSLLTVRRTEDGEDLTFLDVIVRQVRAARAATGARLPLVLMNSFRTQDDTLAALAPYDDVAVEGLPLDFLQNREPKLAADTLEPVDWPADPTLEWCPPGHGDLYPALHAHGIVRALLDAGFRYASVSNSDNLGAAPDAEIAAWFAASGAPYAAEMCLKTPADVKGGQLVVRKADGRIIQRETAQTHPDDVEVSLDPTRHRYFHTNNLWFDLEALAAELDRTGGVLELPLIRNAKTVDPTDPASPEVVQIESAMGAAVAVFEGATAIEVGRERFLPVKTTNDLLLLRSDVYELTDAYRVVAQVPAPLVQLSKDYKTIGAFDARFPAGAPSLRRASGLAVDGDWTFGADVVVQGDAALPAPDGGAGTVPDGATVTESGIA, encoded by the coding sequence ATGAGCGAACGCGGACTCGAGCTGGCCCAGGACAAGATGCGCGACGCGGGCGTCGTGCCCGCCGCGGTGGACGTGTTCACGCGGTTCTACCGGCTGCTGGAGGAGGACGTCAGCGGGTACGTGCGCGAGGCCGACGTCGAGCCGCTGTCGGACCTGCCCCGCGCCGCCGACCTGACCGTCGGCCCGGACGAGGCCGGCGCCGCGCTCGCGCGCACCGCGATCATCAAGCTCAACGGCGGACTCGGCACGTCGATGGGCATGGACCGGGCCAAGTCGCTGCTCACGGTGCGCCGCACCGAGGACGGCGAGGACCTGACGTTCCTGGACGTCATCGTCCGCCAGGTCCGGGCGGCGCGGGCCGCGACGGGCGCCCGGCTGCCGCTGGTGCTCATGAACTCGTTCCGCACCCAGGACGACACCCTGGCGGCGCTGGCGCCCTACGACGACGTCGCGGTCGAGGGGCTGCCGCTGGACTTCCTGCAGAACCGCGAGCCGAAGCTGGCGGCCGACACTCTCGAGCCCGTCGACTGGCCCGCCGACCCGACCCTCGAGTGGTGCCCGCCGGGCCACGGCGACCTGTACCCGGCGCTGCACGCCCACGGGATCGTCCGCGCACTCCTGGACGCGGGCTTCCGCTACGCGAGCGTCTCGAACTCCGACAACCTGGGCGCCGCCCCCGACGCCGAGATCGCGGCGTGGTTCGCCGCGTCCGGCGCCCCGTACGCCGCCGAGATGTGCCTCAAGACGCCGGCCGACGTCAAGGGCGGCCAGCTGGTGGTCCGCAAGGCCGACGGACGGATCATCCAGCGCGAGACCGCCCAGACCCATCCCGACGACGTCGAGGTCTCGCTCGACCCGACGCGGCACCGGTACTTCCACACGAACAACCTGTGGTTCGACCTGGAGGCCCTGGCCGCCGAGCTGGACCGGACCGGAGGGGTGCTCGAGCTCCCGCTCATCCGCAACGCCAAGACGGTCGACCCGACGGACCCCGCGTCGCCCGAGGTCGTGCAGATCGAGTCCGCGATGGGTGCGGCGGTCGCGGTGTTCGAGGGCGCCACCGCCATCGAGGTGGGCCGTGAGCGGTTCCTGCCGGTGAAGACGACGAACGACCTGCTGCTGCTGCGCTCGGACGTCTACGAGCTCACCGACGCGTACCGCGTGGTCGCGCAGGTGCCCGCGCCGCTCGTGCAGCTGTCGAAGGACTACAAGACGATCGGTGCGTTCGACGCGCGCTTCCCGGCCGGCGCGCCGTCGCTGCGCAGGGCCTCCGGGCTGGCCGTCGACGGCGACTGGACGTTCGGCGCGGACGTCGTCGTGCAGGGGGACGCCGCGCTGCCCGCCCCGGACGGGGGAGCGGGCACCGTCCCAGACGGCGCGACGGTCACGGAGTCCGGGATCGCCTGA
- a CDS encoding L-threonylcarbamoyladenylate synthase, with translation MARVVDIHPTDPQPRAVQQVVDALRDGALIAYPTDSGYALGCQVGQHDGTERIRQIRRLDARHHFTLVCSSFAQLGQLVRLDNAEFRAIKAATPGPYTFVLPATPEVPRRLAHPKKKTVGVRIPDSRVVRALLDGLGEPLLSSTLILPDHTEPMTQGWEVADALDHVVDVVVESGEVVAAPTTVVDFSAGYPEVVRVGAGDPAPFE, from the coding sequence ATGGCACGCGTCGTCGACATCCACCCGACCGACCCCCAGCCCCGGGCCGTGCAGCAGGTCGTGGACGCCCTGCGCGACGGGGCGCTCATCGCCTACCCGACCGACTCGGGGTACGCCCTCGGCTGCCAGGTCGGCCAGCACGACGGCACCGAACGGATCCGGCAGATCCGGCGGCTGGACGCCCGGCACCACTTCACGCTCGTCTGCTCGAGCTTCGCCCAGCTCGGCCAGCTCGTCCGGCTCGACAACGCCGAGTTCCGGGCGATCAAGGCCGCCACCCCGGGCCCGTACACGTTCGTCCTGCCCGCGACCCCCGAGGTGCCGCGGCGACTCGCGCACCCGAAGAAGAAGACCGTGGGCGTGCGGATCCCCGACTCGCGCGTCGTGCGGGCGCTGCTCGACGGGCTGGGCGAGCCGCTGCTCAGCTCGACCCTCATCCTGCCGGACCACACCGAGCCGATGACGCAGGGCTGGGAGGTCGCGGACGCCCTCGACCACGTCGTCGACGTCGTGGTGGAGTCCGGCGAGGTCGTGGCGGCGCCGACCACCGTCGTCGACTTCTCCGCCGGCTACCCGGAGGTGGTCCGCGTCGGCGCGGGGGACCCGGCGCCCTTCGAGTGA
- a CDS encoding threonine ammonia-lyase, with translation MTAQPPTLSDVLAARRRLAGHVVRTPATTYPALDDVAHAAGVTATRLVVKHENLQRTGSFKVRGALNLALRGDLPAGGIVAYSTGNHAQALAHAARQVDLPCTVVMPRDPNPVKERAVRALGADVVLHGPDLTTAAAHAGELAAESGARLVSAADEPDLVAGVATATLELLEDTDDLDVLVVPVGGGSGAAAACLVTTALAPHVEVIGVQAAGAPAAHDSWRTGQLVTRPIATRAEGLATGRGFALTQELLRAGLTDFLLVDDDAISQAQHAYLTAGRTVAEGAGAAALAAVLAHPARFAGRRVGVMCSGGNASSDELLRALTSTGATVPA, from the coding sequence ATGACCGCGCAGCCGCCCACCCTGAGCGACGTCCTGGCCGCCCGCCGCCGGCTGGCCGGTCACGTCGTGCGCACCCCCGCGACCACCTACCCGGCCCTCGACGACGTCGCGCACGCCGCCGGCGTCACCGCGACCCGGCTCGTCGTCAAGCACGAGAACCTCCAGCGCACCGGCTCCTTCAAGGTCCGCGGCGCGCTCAACCTCGCCCTGCGCGGCGACCTGCCCGCCGGCGGCATCGTCGCCTACTCCACCGGCAACCACGCCCAGGCGCTCGCCCACGCGGCCCGGCAGGTCGACCTGCCCTGCACCGTCGTCATGCCGCGCGACCCCAACCCCGTCAAGGAGCGCGCGGTGCGGGCGCTCGGCGCCGACGTCGTCCTCCACGGGCCCGACCTCACCACCGCCGCGGCGCACGCGGGCGAGCTGGCCGCCGAGAGCGGGGCCCGCCTCGTCAGCGCCGCCGACGAACCCGACCTCGTCGCCGGCGTGGCCACCGCCACCCTCGAGCTCCTCGAGGACACCGACGACCTCGACGTGCTCGTCGTGCCCGTCGGCGGCGGATCGGGCGCGGCAGCCGCCTGCCTCGTCACCACGGCCCTCGCCCCGCACGTCGAGGTGATCGGCGTGCAGGCCGCCGGCGCCCCCGCCGCCCACGACTCGTGGCGCACCGGGCAGCTCGTCACCCGCCCGATCGCCACCCGCGCCGAAGGGCTCGCCACCGGCCGGGGCTTCGCCCTCACCCAGGAGCTGCTGCGCGCGGGACTGACCGACTTCCTCCTCGTCGACGACGACGCGATCTCGCAGGCCCAGCACGCCTACCTCACCGCGGGCCGCACCGTCGCCGAGGGGGCCGGCGCGGCGGCGCTCGCGGCCGTGCTCGCGCACCCCGCGCGCTTCGCCGGACGCCGGGTCGGCGTGATGTGCAGCGGCGGGAACGCGTCGTCCGACGAGCTGCTGCGCGCGCTGACCAGCACCGGGGCGACCGTTCCGGCGTAG
- a CDS encoding LysR family transcriptional regulator, with protein sequence MTDVPPPAAQLDLTRLRVLAAVARTGSVTAAARELHYAQPSVSHHLSRLEAEAGIPLLERAGRGVRLTEAGRMLAERAEEIIARVAAAQRELDALAGLRAGRVRLAAFPSALATVVPAAVQGLRAAHPGLGVTLVEAEPPEAVAALRSGEVDVAVVFEHPDVRHARSVDDLSPFRVTPVLADSVHLVTAPDGAPTGADEGPGAGAPSTDDDAAGTALLRRHAEATWIAGCERCRADLVARCATAGYAPRISFETDDYVAVQALVAAGAGVSLLPGLALRAHRHPDVATHPVPGARRDVLALTVGEPSPPARALVEQLVATVG encoded by the coding sequence ATGACCGACGTCCCTCCCCCGGCCGCCCAGCTCGACCTCACCCGGCTGCGGGTCCTGGCCGCCGTCGCCCGGACGGGGTCGGTGACCGCGGCCGCGCGCGAGCTGCACTACGCCCAGCCCTCGGTCAGCCACCACCTGTCCCGGCTGGAGGCCGAGGCAGGCATCCCGCTGCTGGAGCGGGCGGGTCGCGGGGTGCGTCTCACCGAGGCGGGGCGGATGCTCGCGGAGCGGGCCGAGGAGATCATCGCCCGCGTGGCGGCCGCGCAGCGTGAGCTGGACGCGCTGGCCGGCCTGCGCGCCGGGCGGGTACGGCTCGCCGCGTTCCCGTCGGCGCTGGCGACCGTGGTGCCCGCCGCCGTGCAGGGGCTGCGCGCGGCCCACCCCGGGCTCGGCGTCACGCTGGTCGAGGCCGAGCCGCCAGAGGCCGTCGCCGCCCTGCGGTCCGGGGAGGTGGACGTCGCGGTCGTCTTCGAGCACCCCGACGTGCGGCACGCCCGCAGCGTCGACGACCTGTCGCCGTTCCGCGTCACCCCGGTGCTGGCGGACTCCGTGCACCTGGTGACCGCTCCGGACGGCGCTCCGACCGGAGCGGACGAGGGCCCCGGTGCGGGCGCGCCGTCCACGGACGACGACGCCGCCGGCACCGCGCTGCTGCGCCGCCATGCCGAGGCGACCTGGATCGCGGGCTGCGAGCGCTGCCGCGCGGACCTGGTGGCCCGGTGCGCGACGGCCGGGTACGCGCCGCGCATCTCGTTCGAGACGGACGACTACGTCGCCGTGCAGGCGCTGGTCGCCGCCGGCGCGGGCGTGAGCCTGCTGCCGGGGCTGGCCCTGCGCGCCCACCGGCACCCCGACGTCGCCACGCACCCCGTCCCGGGGGCGCGGCGCGACGTGCTCGCCCTCACGGTCGGGGAGCCGTCGCCGCCCGCCCGGGCGCTCGTCGAGCAGCTCGTCGCCACGGTCGGCTGA
- a CDS encoding ABC transporter ATP-binding protein — translation MTAPTDRRATTAAADDATTLDAAASRAVRARSLALLGGLLRPRGRQLAWAGLLVVVSTVGQVAGPLLVQAAIDTALPALTDGDPTTLVVVGGAYLLAAVLGGICAGAYVRAASRVAQSVLLELRRRVFRHTQRLSLEFHESYTSGRVISRQTSDLEALRELFDGGLTGVVSSLMLMVFTGAALFWVDWRSGLVLVCALVPAWFLTRWFQRRSQLFYREQRTASARLIVRFVETMTGMRAVQAFRGERASEAEYARLGEEYRDANLRIFGVNGRYQPGLVLIGNVTVAVALALGGWRVVEGTLDVGALVAVLLYVKRFFQPIQQLGMFYNALQSAVAALEKVSGLLAEEPTVAEPRRPVPLGAARGDVRLADVTFRYGAGPVVLPDLDLHLPAGQTVALLGTTGAGKSTVAKLVTRFYDPSAGAVTLDGVDLRDLSTTDLRRAVVMVTQEAYLFSGSVRENIALGRPDATDAEIEAAARAVGVHDFVASLPDGYDTDVNKRGGRVSAGQRQLISFARAFLADPAVLVLDEATSSLDLPGERLVQRGLRTLLADRTALVIAHRLSTVEIADRVLVMEHGRVVEDGTPADLAAAGGRYAALDAAWRASIA, via the coding sequence GTGACCGCACCCACCGACCGGCGCGCCACGACGGCCGCCGCCGACGACGCCACCACGCTCGACGCCGCCGCCTCGCGGGCCGTGCGGGCTCGCTCCCTCGCGCTGCTCGGCGGGCTGCTGCGCCCGCGTGGCCGGCAGCTCGCGTGGGCGGGCCTGCTGGTCGTGGTCAGCACGGTCGGCCAGGTGGCCGGACCCCTGCTGGTCCAGGCCGCCATCGACACCGCGCTGCCCGCCCTCACCGACGGGGACCCCACGACCCTGGTCGTCGTCGGCGGCGCCTACCTGCTCGCCGCCGTCCTCGGCGGGATCTGCGCGGGCGCGTACGTGCGCGCCGCGTCGCGCGTCGCGCAGAGCGTCCTGCTGGAGCTGCGACGCCGCGTGTTCCGGCACACCCAGCGGCTCTCGCTGGAGTTCCACGAGTCGTACACCTCCGGGCGGGTCATCAGCCGCCAGACGTCCGACCTGGAGGCGCTGCGCGAGCTCTTCGACGGCGGGCTCACGGGCGTGGTGTCGTCGCTCATGCTCATGGTGTTCACCGGCGCGGCCCTGTTCTGGGTGGACTGGCGCTCCGGCCTCGTCCTGGTGTGCGCCCTCGTGCCCGCCTGGTTCCTCACGCGCTGGTTCCAGCGCCGCTCCCAGCTGTTCTACCGCGAGCAGCGCACGGCGTCGGCGCGCCTCATCGTCCGGTTCGTCGAGACGATGACGGGCATGCGCGCCGTGCAGGCGTTCCGGGGCGAGCGCGCCTCGGAGGCCGAGTACGCCCGCCTCGGCGAGGAGTACCGCGACGCGAACCTGCGGATCTTCGGCGTCAACGGCCGCTACCAGCCGGGCCTGGTCCTCATCGGCAACGTGACCGTCGCCGTCGCCCTCGCCCTCGGTGGCTGGCGGGTCGTGGAGGGGACCCTCGACGTCGGCGCGCTGGTGGCCGTGCTGCTCTACGTCAAGCGCTTCTTCCAGCCGATCCAGCAGCTCGGCATGTTCTACAACGCGCTGCAGTCCGCGGTGGCGGCCCTGGAGAAGGTGTCGGGGCTGCTCGCCGAGGAGCCCACGGTCGCCGAACCGCGCCGACCGGTGCCGCTGGGCGCCGCCCGCGGCGACGTGCGCCTCGCGGACGTCACCTTCCGGTACGGCGCGGGCCCGGTGGTGCTGCCGGACCTCGACCTGCACCTGCCCGCCGGGCAGACCGTCGCCCTGCTGGGCACGACCGGCGCCGGCAAGTCCACCGTGGCGAAGCTGGTGACACGGTTCTACGACCCGTCGGCCGGCGCCGTGACGCTCGACGGCGTGGACCTGCGCGACCTGTCCACCACGGACCTGCGCCGGGCCGTCGTCATGGTCACCCAGGAGGCGTACCTGTTCAGCGGGTCCGTGCGGGAGAACATCGCCCTGGGGCGGCCCGACGCCACGGACGCCGAGATCGAGGCGGCCGCCCGCGCGGTGGGCGTGCACGACTTCGTCGCGTCGCTTCCCGACGGGTACGACACGGACGTCAACAAGCGTGGCGGGCGGGTGTCGGCCGGACAGCGGCAGCTCATCAGCTTCGCCCGGGCGTTCCTCGCCGACCCGGCGGTGCTCGTCCTCGACGAGGCCACCAGCTCCCTCGACCTGCCGGGGGAGCGGCTCGTGCAGCGCGGCCTGCGCACCCTGCTCGCCGACCGCACCGCCCTCGTCATCGCGCACCGGCTGTCCACCGTCGAGATCGCCGACCGGGTCCTGGTCATGGAGCACGGGCGGGTCGTCGAGGACGGCACCCCGGCGGACCTCGCCGCGGCCGGCGGCCGGTACGCCGCGCTGGACGCGGCCTGGCGGGCCTCCATCGCCTGA
- a CDS encoding ABC transporter ATP-binding protein, translated as MPPTTDPGRPGPTAPPAPVGSELSTVASLRRLLPFVRPALPRLLGGMLAALGASLAALAIPRVLQALVEGPLADGVATGDHTALVGPTLAVLALGLAEAGLVLLRRNLVMYPGTRVEAALRIALFRHLQDLPAAFHDRWPGGQLLSRSMGDLGLLRRWLVFGLLQLVVSTITIVVGVGFLVTTAGWLGLVYLAGAIPVTVIAFRFSRRYRVIARLSQDQSGDLANTVEESVHGIRVLKAFGRHREALDSFTGQAEELRRTELRKASNQATVTTSLQLIPEATLAACLVLGVWLASTGQITVGALAAFFLTAAVINGPVVDLGQTLSMTLNARSAVDRFFQVLDTPNPLTDPADPVEPADVEGHVTLRDVTFAHPDGPPVLQHLDLDLPAGTSTALVGLTGSGKSTLALLVPRIHDVTAGAVLLDGVDVRAMRRQDVRRAVAVAFEDPTLFSASVRDNVLLGVDPDLPADTRDRLLRESLDIAQAQFVRDLPQGVDTLVGEEGHSLSGGQRQRLALARAIAARPRVLVLDDPLSALDVATEEAVTERLRRVLAGTTSLVIAHRSSTVALADRVAVLADGRVTAVGTHRELLATDAHYRHVIASLEDDWAHREDTTEVRS; from the coding sequence ATGCCCCCCACCACCGATCCCGGCAGACCGGGTCCCACCGCACCCCCCGCCCCCGTCGGCTCCGAGCTGAGCACCGTCGCCTCGCTCCGCCGCCTCCTGCCGTTCGTCCGACCCGCGCTGCCGCGCCTGCTCGGCGGCATGCTCGCCGCCCTCGGCGCCAGCCTCGCCGCGCTCGCGATCCCGCGCGTCCTCCAGGCGCTCGTCGAGGGACCGCTCGCGGACGGCGTCGCCACCGGCGACCACACCGCCCTCGTCGGCCCCACGCTCGCCGTCCTCGCCCTCGGCCTGGCCGAGGCCGGCCTGGTGCTGCTGCGCCGCAACCTCGTCATGTACCCCGGCACCCGGGTCGAGGCCGCGCTGCGGATCGCCCTGTTCCGGCACCTGCAGGACCTGCCCGCCGCCTTCCACGACCGCTGGCCCGGCGGGCAGCTCCTCAGCCGGTCCATGGGCGACCTGGGCCTCCTGCGCCGCTGGCTCGTGTTCGGCCTGCTGCAGCTCGTGGTGTCGACCATCACGATCGTCGTCGGCGTCGGGTTCCTCGTGACCACCGCCGGGTGGCTGGGCCTGGTCTACCTCGCCGGCGCGATCCCCGTCACCGTCATCGCGTTCCGGTTCTCCCGCCGCTACCGCGTCATCGCCCGCCTGTCCCAGGACCAGTCCGGCGACCTCGCCAACACCGTCGAGGAGTCGGTCCACGGGATCCGCGTGCTCAAGGCGTTCGGCCGGCACCGCGAGGCCCTCGACTCGTTCACCGGGCAGGCCGAGGAGCTGCGGCGCACCGAGCTGCGCAAGGCCTCCAACCAGGCGACCGTCACCACCTCTCTCCAGCTCATCCCCGAGGCCACGCTCGCCGCGTGCCTCGTGCTGGGCGTGTGGCTCGCCTCCACCGGCCAGATCACCGTCGGCGCGCTCGCCGCCTTCTTCCTCACCGCTGCCGTCATCAACGGGCCCGTCGTCGACCTCGGTCAGACCCTGTCGATGACCCTCAACGCCCGCTCCGCCGTCGACCGCTTCTTCCAGGTGCTCGACACCCCGAACCCGCTCACCGACCCCGCGGACCCGGTGGAGCCCGCCGACGTCGAGGGGCACGTCACCCTGCGCGACGTCACCTTCGCCCACCCCGACGGCCCGCCCGTCCTGCAGCACCTCGACCTCGACCTGCCGGCCGGGACCAGCACGGCGCTGGTCGGGCTCACCGGCTCCGGCAAGTCGACGCTCGCGCTGCTCGTCCCGCGCATCCACGACGTCACCGCCGGCGCCGTGCTCCTCGACGGCGTGGACGTGCGCGCGATGCGCCGCCAGGACGTGCGCCGTGCGGTGGCCGTCGCCTTCGAGGACCCCACCCTGTTCTCGGCGTCCGTGCGCGACAACGTCCTGCTCGGCGTCGACCCCGACCTGCCCGCCGACACCCGCGACCGGCTCCTGCGCGAGTCGCTCGACATCGCCCAGGCGCAGTTCGTGCGCGACCTGCCCCAGGGCGTCGACACCCTCGTCGGGGAGGAGGGCCACTCGCTGTCCGGCGGGCAGCGGCAGCGCCTCGCGCTCGCCCGCGCCATCGCCGCCCGGCCCCGCGTCCTCGTCCTGGACGACCCGCTGTCCGCCCTGGACGTCGCCACCGAGGAGGCCGTCACCGAGCGGCTGCGCCGGGTGCTCGCCGGCACCACCAGCCTCGTCATCGCCCACCGCTCCTCGACCGTGGCGCTCGCCGACCGCGTGGCCGTCCTCGCCGACGGCCGCGTCACCGCCGTCGGGACGCACCGCGAGCTGCTCGCCACCGACGCCCACTACCGCCACGTCATCGCCTCGCTGGAGGACGACTGGGCCCACCGCGAGGACACCACGGAGGTCCGCTCGTGA
- a CDS encoding alpha/beta hydrolase family protein — MSGILASLAVAVGVGVLAGPGATAADNPFERGPAPSESSIEASRGSYQVSTRNVSSLVTGFGGGTIHYPTTRADGTFGAVVVSPGYTGTESSISWLGPRLSSQGFVVLTMATNSVYDQPDSRATQLQAALDYLTSSSSGVADRVDAGRLALMGHSMGGGGTLRAVEENPAIKAAIPMTPWHTDKTWGQVSTPTLIFGAEYDTIAPHGTHAELFYGSLPSGLDKAYLELNGASHFAPNTNDTTIAKYSIAWLKRFVDDDTRYTQFLCPGPSFLDLDVEKYSATCPF, encoded by the coding sequence ATGTCCGGGATCCTGGCCTCGCTCGCCGTCGCCGTCGGCGTCGGCGTCCTCGCCGGCCCCGGGGCCACCGCCGCGGACAACCCCTTCGAGCGCGGTCCCGCGCCGTCGGAGTCGAGCATCGAGGCGTCGCGCGGCTCGTACCAGGTCTCCACCCGCAACGTCTCGAGCCTCGTCACCGGGTTCGGCGGCGGCACGATCCACTACCCGACGACCCGCGCGGACGGCACGTTCGGCGCGGTCGTCGTCTCCCCCGGCTACACCGGCACCGAGAGCTCGATATCCTGGCTCGGCCCACGCCTCTCGTCCCAGGGGTTCGTGGTGCTGACGATGGCCACGAACTCGGTCTACGACCAGCCGGACTCCCGCGCCACCCAGCTCCAGGCCGCGCTGGACTACCTGACGAGCTCGTCCAGCGGGGTGGCCGACCGCGTCGACGCCGGCCGGCTCGCCCTCATGGGCCACTCCATGGGCGGCGGGGGCACCCTGCGGGCCGTGGAGGAGAACCCGGCGATCAAGGCCGCGATCCCCATGACCCCGTGGCACACGGACAAGACGTGGGGCCAGGTGAGCACGCCGACGCTGATCTTCGGCGCCGAGTACGACACGATCGCCCCGCACGGGACCCACGCCGAGCTGTTCTACGGCTCCCTGCCCTCCGGCCTGGACAAGGCGTACCTGGAGCTGAACGGTGCGTCCCACTTCGCGCCGAACACGAACGACACCACGATCGCGAAGTACTCGATCGCCTGGCTCAAGCGGTTCGTCGACGACGACACCCGGTACACCCAGTTCCTGTGCCCCGGTCCCTCGTTCCTCGACCTCGACGTCGAGAAGTACTCCGCCACCTGCCCGTTCTGA